The following proteins are encoded in a genomic region of Sparus aurata chromosome 23, fSpaAur1.1, whole genome shotgun sequence:
- the LOC115576296 gene encoding transcription factor 20 isoform X1, translated as MERQFRNDRMNGANQMMEVSSQDPSLMAMDLSKSYSVNPLTRSHTEAMDLAKKPEWYHRRPPSCSTELSSPFRSRASSSYSSLSTLLHPEPGAPVHCRDMEQRPESLGNYMNSTIAPGLDLYRDGVHGNLWHPGFYGPDQSSGPVPESSCGEESDSGSDVIFLVSSAKEPLLCAPFIQDSVRHIVEPLSPAVSSLDEGRGCYHLPQPLSSPSPDSSYSEESSDSSVDIPVHHTRPVVLLSDLSAVYGNPAESPVDLSSDDSDVIEVSVTNQKKKRNSFTSKKSSGREATPQSMEKKAPRKQVRRSSRIRKSASETPPLTCSGSRHSLRRQAKNDAVGIYNESCDSEDMIEYAVRISSSDADEPVSQPDVSQRASSHSEESGVDVQTDRKSPQREARKPQPRRKVSHTKTTSHKRKKPLNICKKAKKLRRTEQKQNSRTKPEPINKSANKKAVVRRKRKRRSQAGPSVQFPPREPEIMFKYAKLKEEKKEKKSGSFCPFVHMEKRRCTVVNYQEEEATVRSNRGGQQRAACRSLSGFVPNTSCFQLGRFSPESRCPDTLLCCLCGQTANAMGLGDLHGPYHPTSSPSVDCQNQQQNGSTEQNEEEHLLVKSHSVNSSDDGCGGYDRSAVNGLLEGKRHSLPKVPLRLHECWIHEDCGIWSAGVFLVRGKLYGLEEAARLAQETVCSACQQTGAIMGCFQKGCPRNYHYRCAIQSGCVLNEENFSIRCPEHKNKLLTSATRKHKR; from the exons AAGAGCTACTCAGTCAATCCGCTGACCCGCAGCCACACTGAAGCCATGGACCTGGCCAAGAAGCCCGAGTGGTACCACCGACGCCCGCCGAGCTGCAGCACAGAGCTCAGCTCCCCGTTCAGATCCAGAGCCTCGTCCTCCTACAGCTCCCTGTCCACGCTGCTGCACCCTGAGCCGGGGGCTCCTGTCCACTGCAGAGACATGGAGCAGCGCCCCGAGTCCTTGGGGAACTACATGAATTCAACAATAGCTCCTGGGCTGGATCTGTACCGCGATGGAGTCCACGGCAACCTGTGGCATCCCGGTTTCTACGGGCCAGACCAGAGCAGCGGTCCAGTTCCTGAGAGCAGCTGCGGGGAGGAGAGCGACAGCGGCTCGGATGTTATTTTCCTGGTTTCCTCGGCGAAGGAGCCGCTCTTATGCGCTCCTTTCATTCAAGACAGTGTGAGGCACATCGTGGAGCCCCTGTCCCCGGCTGTGTCCTCGCTGGATGAAGGGAGAGGTTGCTATCACCTACCTCAGCCTCTGAGCTCGCCCAGTCCGGACAGCTCGTACTCGGAGGAGTCCTCGGACAGCTCAGTGGACATTCCTGTTCATCACACCAGGCCTGTTGTCCTCCTGTCAGACCTAAGTGCTGTTTATGGCAACCCCGCTGAATCCCCGGTAGACCTTTCAAGTGATGACAGCGACGTTATCGAAGTTTCAGTCACtaaccagaagaagaagaggaactcTTTTACTTCTAAAAAGAGTTCGGGGAGAGAAGCAACTCCACAGAGCATGGAGAAAAAAGCTCCACGCAAACAAGTCCGACGCAGCAGCAGAATCAGGAAGTCTGCCTCTGAAACGCCGCCGCTTACCTGCAGCGGGTCCCGGCACAGTCTGAGGCGACAAGCCAAAAACGACGCCGTAGGAATATACAACGAAAGCTGCGACTCTGAGGATATGATTGAGTACGCGGTGAGGATATCCAGCTCAGACGCAGACGAGCCGGTCTCGCAGCCAGATGTGTCGCAGAGAGCGAGCAGCCACTCAGAGGAGTCCGGCGTGGACgttcagacagacaggaagtcgcCACAGAGGGAGGCGCGCAAGCCGCAGCCTCGCCGCAAAGTGTCCCACACGAAAACCACCAGTCATAAACGAAAGAAGCCCctcaacatttgtaaaaaagcaaaaaagttgagaaggactgaacagaaacagaacagcagAACCAAACCAGAACCGATAAACAAGTCGGCAAACAAAAAAGCTGTTGTGAGACGGAAGAGAAAAAGGCGATCGCAGGCCGGACCTTCTGTTCAGTTTCCTCCCAGAGAGCCAGAAATCATGTTCAAATATGCAAAActcaaagaggagaaaaaggagaagaagtcTGGCAGTTTTTGCCCGTTTGTCCACATGGAGAAGAGGAGGTGCACCGTGGTCAactatcaggaggaggaggccacGGTGAGGAGCaacagaggaggacagcagcGGGCGGCCTGCAGGTCTCTGTCCGGGTTCGTtcccaacacttcctgtttccagctgGGTCGTTTCAGCCCAGAGAGCCGGTGTCCGGACACGCTGCTGTGCTGCCTCTGTGGTCAGACGGCGAACGCCATGGGCCTCGGGGACCTTCACGGACCGTACCACCCCACCAGCAGCCCGTCTGTGGACTGTCAGAACCAGCAGCAGAACGGCAGCACCGAGCAGAACGAGGAAGAACATTTACTCGTTAAAAGCCATTCAGTGAACTCCTCAGATGATGGTTGTGGTGGTTACGACCGCTCTGCTGTTAATGGTTTGCTCGAGGGCAAACGCCACTCTCTCCCAAAGGTGCCTCTTCGCCTGCACGAGTGCTGGATCCACGAGGACTGCGGGATCTGGTCCGCCGGAGTGTTTCTGGTCAGAGGGAAGCTGTACGGGCTGGAGGAGGCGGCCCGGCTCGCTCAAGAAACA gTGTGTTCAGCGTGCCAACAAACAGGTGCAATAATGGGATGTTTCCAGAAGGGCTGTCCCCGAAATTATCACTACAGATGTGCCATTCAGTCAG gctgCGTCTTAAACGAAGAGAACTTCTCGATCAGATGTCCGGAGCACAAG
- the LOC115576296 gene encoding transcription factor 20 isoform X2 — MEVSSQDPSLMAMDLSKSYSVNPLTRSHTEAMDLAKKPEWYHRRPPSCSTELSSPFRSRASSSYSSLSTLLHPEPGAPVHCRDMEQRPESLGNYMNSTIAPGLDLYRDGVHGNLWHPGFYGPDQSSGPVPESSCGEESDSGSDVIFLVSSAKEPLLCAPFIQDSVRHIVEPLSPAVSSLDEGRGCYHLPQPLSSPSPDSSYSEESSDSSVDIPVHHTRPVVLLSDLSAVYGNPAESPVDLSSDDSDVIEVSVTNQKKKRNSFTSKKSSGREATPQSMEKKAPRKQVRRSSRIRKSASETPPLTCSGSRHSLRRQAKNDAVGIYNESCDSEDMIEYAVRISSSDADEPVSQPDVSQRASSHSEESGVDVQTDRKSPQREARKPQPRRKVSHTKTTSHKRKKPLNICKKAKKLRRTEQKQNSRTKPEPINKSANKKAVVRRKRKRRSQAGPSVQFPPREPEIMFKYAKLKEEKKEKKSGSFCPFVHMEKRRCTVVNYQEEEATVRSNRGGQQRAACRSLSGFVPNTSCFQLGRFSPESRCPDTLLCCLCGQTANAMGLGDLHGPYHPTSSPSVDCQNQQQNGSTEQNEEEHLLVKSHSVNSSDDGCGGYDRSAVNGLLEGKRHSLPKVPLRLHECWIHEDCGIWSAGVFLVRGKLYGLEEAARLAQETVCSACQQTGAIMGCFQKGCPRNYHYRCAIQSGCVLNEENFSIRCPEHKNKLLTSATRKHKR; from the exons AAGAGCTACTCAGTCAATCCGCTGACCCGCAGCCACACTGAAGCCATGGACCTGGCCAAGAAGCCCGAGTGGTACCACCGACGCCCGCCGAGCTGCAGCACAGAGCTCAGCTCCCCGTTCAGATCCAGAGCCTCGTCCTCCTACAGCTCCCTGTCCACGCTGCTGCACCCTGAGCCGGGGGCTCCTGTCCACTGCAGAGACATGGAGCAGCGCCCCGAGTCCTTGGGGAACTACATGAATTCAACAATAGCTCCTGGGCTGGATCTGTACCGCGATGGAGTCCACGGCAACCTGTGGCATCCCGGTTTCTACGGGCCAGACCAGAGCAGCGGTCCAGTTCCTGAGAGCAGCTGCGGGGAGGAGAGCGACAGCGGCTCGGATGTTATTTTCCTGGTTTCCTCGGCGAAGGAGCCGCTCTTATGCGCTCCTTTCATTCAAGACAGTGTGAGGCACATCGTGGAGCCCCTGTCCCCGGCTGTGTCCTCGCTGGATGAAGGGAGAGGTTGCTATCACCTACCTCAGCCTCTGAGCTCGCCCAGTCCGGACAGCTCGTACTCGGAGGAGTCCTCGGACAGCTCAGTGGACATTCCTGTTCATCACACCAGGCCTGTTGTCCTCCTGTCAGACCTAAGTGCTGTTTATGGCAACCCCGCTGAATCCCCGGTAGACCTTTCAAGTGATGACAGCGACGTTATCGAAGTTTCAGTCACtaaccagaagaagaagaggaactcTTTTACTTCTAAAAAGAGTTCGGGGAGAGAAGCAACTCCACAGAGCATGGAGAAAAAAGCTCCACGCAAACAAGTCCGACGCAGCAGCAGAATCAGGAAGTCTGCCTCTGAAACGCCGCCGCTTACCTGCAGCGGGTCCCGGCACAGTCTGAGGCGACAAGCCAAAAACGACGCCGTAGGAATATACAACGAAAGCTGCGACTCTGAGGATATGATTGAGTACGCGGTGAGGATATCCAGCTCAGACGCAGACGAGCCGGTCTCGCAGCCAGATGTGTCGCAGAGAGCGAGCAGCCACTCAGAGGAGTCCGGCGTGGACgttcagacagacaggaagtcgcCACAGAGGGAGGCGCGCAAGCCGCAGCCTCGCCGCAAAGTGTCCCACACGAAAACCACCAGTCATAAACGAAAGAAGCCCctcaacatttgtaaaaaagcaaaaaagttgagaaggactgaacagaaacagaacagcagAACCAAACCAGAACCGATAAACAAGTCGGCAAACAAAAAAGCTGTTGTGAGACGGAAGAGAAAAAGGCGATCGCAGGCCGGACCTTCTGTTCAGTTTCCTCCCAGAGAGCCAGAAATCATGTTCAAATATGCAAAActcaaagaggagaaaaaggagaagaagtcTGGCAGTTTTTGCCCGTTTGTCCACATGGAGAAGAGGAGGTGCACCGTGGTCAactatcaggaggaggaggccacGGTGAGGAGCaacagaggaggacagcagcGGGCGGCCTGCAGGTCTCTGTCCGGGTTCGTtcccaacacttcctgtttccagctgGGTCGTTTCAGCCCAGAGAGCCGGTGTCCGGACACGCTGCTGTGCTGCCTCTGTGGTCAGACGGCGAACGCCATGGGCCTCGGGGACCTTCACGGACCGTACCACCCCACCAGCAGCCCGTCTGTGGACTGTCAGAACCAGCAGCAGAACGGCAGCACCGAGCAGAACGAGGAAGAACATTTACTCGTTAAAAGCCATTCAGTGAACTCCTCAGATGATGGTTGTGGTGGTTACGACCGCTCTGCTGTTAATGGTTTGCTCGAGGGCAAACGCCACTCTCTCCCAAAGGTGCCTCTTCGCCTGCACGAGTGCTGGATCCACGAGGACTGCGGGATCTGGTCCGCCGGAGTGTTTCTGGTCAGAGGGAAGCTGTACGGGCTGGAGGAGGCGGCCCGGCTCGCTCAAGAAACA gTGTGTTCAGCGTGCCAACAAACAGGTGCAATAATGGGATGTTTCCAGAAGGGCTGTCCCCGAAATTATCACTACAGATGTGCCATTCAGTCAG gctgCGTCTTAAACGAAGAGAACTTCTCGATCAGATGTCCGGAGCACAAG